In Priestia megaterium NBRC 15308 = ATCC 14581, the following proteins share a genomic window:
- the coxB gene encoding cytochrome c oxidase subunit II produces MKKWRLNFRVLSLFTLLAFVLSACGKPFLSTLKPAGEVAEEQYSLMLLSTAIMVLVIIVVTIIFIFVILRFRRRKGEENVIPKQVEGSRKLEIIWTVIPILLLIILTVPTVISTFKLADVKGMKDKDAVVVNVRANLYWWEFEYPNQKIITSQDLVVPTDKKVYFNIKASDVKHSFWIPSVGGKLDANTENDNKFWLVFDSKKSKEANGVFYGKCAELCGPSHSLMDFKVRAVSSDEFDTWAKDLKKAKPDVETASAKAGQEVFNESCIGCHAVDVKDNRPEQARQAPNLAGFSERERVAGVLPHNKENIKKWLKDPEKVKPGNKMSGTYPDLTDEQVNELADYLMSLKEK; encoded by the coding sequence ATGAAAAAATGGCGATTGAACTTTCGCGTTTTGTCGTTATTTACGCTGCTTGCATTCGTGTTATCGGCCTGTGGAAAACCGTTTTTGTCAACACTTAAGCCTGCAGGTGAGGTAGCTGAAGAACAATATTCGCTTATGCTGCTTAGTACAGCCATCATGGTTTTAGTTATTATTGTTGTCACCATTATCTTTATATTTGTTATTTTGCGCTTTCGTCGTCGTAAAGGCGAAGAAAATGTGATTCCAAAGCAAGTAGAGGGAAGCAGAAAGTTAGAAATTATATGGACAGTGATCCCTATCTTGCTGCTGATTATTTTGACTGTTCCAACGGTCATCTCAACATTTAAGCTAGCGGATGTAAAAGGAATGAAGGACAAAGATGCTGTCGTAGTAAATGTGCGCGCTAACTTGTACTGGTGGGAATTTGAGTATCCTAATCAAAAAATTATTACATCGCAAGATCTAGTTGTTCCAACGGATAAAAAAGTCTACTTTAACATTAAAGCTTCTGACGTCAAGCACTCATTCTGGATTCCTTCAGTTGGAGGAAAGCTCGATGCTAACACAGAAAATGATAATAAATTCTGGCTAGTGTTTGATTCTAAAAAATCGAAGGAAGCTAACGGGGTTTTCTACGGAAAATGTGCTGAGCTTTGCGGTCCATCTCATTCTCTTATGGACTTTAAAGTACGGGCTGTATCAAGCGATGAATTTGATACGTGGGCAAAAGATTTGAAAAAGGCAAAGCCTGATGTAGAAACAGCATCCGCAAAAGCTGGTCAAGAGGTCTTTAATGAAAGCTGTATCGGATGTCATGCTGTTGACGTCAAAGACAATCGTCCAGAACAAGCTCGTCAAGCACCAAACTTAGCCGGTTTTTCTGAACGTGAGCGTGTAGCTGGGGTGCTTCCTCACAACAAGGAAAATATCAAAAAATGGTTAAAAGACCCTGAAAAAGTTAAGCCGGGTAATAAGATGAGTGGTACATATCCTGACTTAACAGATGAACAAGTGAATGAGCTAGCAGACTATTTAATGAGTTTAAAAGAAAAATAA
- the ctaD gene encoding cytochrome c oxidase subunit I has protein sequence MSTLSQKKGVGGTIWDFMTTVDHKKIAILYLIAGGIFFLVGGVEALFIRIQLAIPSNDFVSAGTYNEILTMHGTTMIFLAAMPLLFAMMNAVVPLQIGARDVAFPFLNLLGFWLFAFGGLFLNLSWFLGGAPDAGWTSYASLSIASPGHGIDFYAIGLQISGAGTLISGINFLVTIINMRAPGMTYMRMPLFTWTTFVASALILFAFPALTVGLFLMIFDRLFGGNFFDATMGGNTIIWEHLFWIFGHPEVYILILPAFGVFSEILPTFSRKRLFGYSSMVFATVLIGFLGFMVWAHHMFTTGLGPIANAIFAVATMAIAVPTGIKIFNWLFTLWGGSIEFTSPMLYAVAFIPSFVIGGVTGVMAAVAPADYQFQDSYFIVAHFHYVIVGGVVYAILAGVTYWWPKMFGKMLDEKLSKATFWLFLIGFHLTFFIQHFLGLMGMPRRVWTFLPNQGLDLGNAISSSGAAFMAVATLILLVNIIKTTAKGQKVGGDPWGDGRTLEWAISSPPPEYNFKQTPLVRGLDAYWIEKMAGNKEMTPAEPLGDIHMPNSSFIPFMISLGMFIAGIGFLYRNDHAWGDIVGIIGMIVMFLSMFFRSWIDDHGFHIHKEDLVDDDKEAKM, from the coding sequence ATGAGTACACTCAGTCAAAAGAAGGGTGTAGGTGGAACAATTTGGGACTTTATGACAACCGTTGACCATAAGAAAATTGCCATTCTTTATCTAATTGCCGGCGGTATCTTTTTTCTAGTCGGAGGAGTGGAAGCGCTATTTATACGTATTCAGCTGGCTATACCAAGCAATGACTTTGTTAGTGCAGGAACGTATAATGAAATTTTAACAATGCATGGAACAACAATGATTTTCTTAGCCGCAATGCCGCTTCTTTTTGCCATGATGAATGCAGTTGTTCCGCTGCAAATTGGAGCTCGAGATGTAGCATTTCCATTTTTAAATTTGTTAGGTTTTTGGTTGTTTGCCTTTGGGGGACTCTTTTTAAATCTAAGCTGGTTTTTAGGAGGAGCACCTGATGCAGGGTGGACCTCATATGCTTCGCTGTCTATTGCATCACCTGGTCACGGAATTGATTTTTATGCGATAGGTTTGCAGATTTCCGGAGCCGGGACATTGATTTCAGGTATCAACTTTCTCGTGACAATCATTAACATGAGGGCGCCAGGTATGACTTATATGCGTATGCCGCTGTTTACATGGACGACGTTTGTTGCATCAGCCCTTATTTTGTTTGCGTTTCCAGCACTAACGGTTGGATTGTTTTTAATGATTTTTGACCGCTTATTCGGGGGAAACTTTTTTGACGCCACAATGGGTGGGAACACCATTATCTGGGAACATCTTTTCTGGATATTCGGTCATCCGGAAGTATATATTTTAATTCTTCCAGCGTTTGGTGTTTTCTCTGAAATTTTACCTACTTTTTCAAGAAAGAGATTATTCGGGTACTCGTCGATGGTTTTTGCTACCGTATTAATCGGATTTTTAGGGTTCATGGTGTGGGCTCACCACATGTTTACAACCGGACTTGGTCCAATTGCAAATGCCATTTTTGCTGTCGCTACGATGGCTATCGCCGTTCCAACTGGAATTAAAATTTTCAACTGGTTGTTTACGCTTTGGGGAGGAAGTATTGAGTTTACGTCTCCAATGCTGTATGCTGTCGCTTTTATTCCATCATTTGTTATCGGGGGAGTAACAGGAGTTATGGCAGCTGTAGCACCTGCAGATTATCAATTTCAAGATTCTTATTTTATCGTTGCTCACTTCCATTACGTTATCGTAGGCGGTGTCGTATACGCTATATTAGCAGGTGTCACATACTGGTGGCCAAAAATGTTTGGGAAGATGTTAGATGAAAAGTTAAGCAAAGCAACGTTCTGGCTCTTTTTGATTGGTTTCCACTTAACGTTCTTTATTCAGCATTTCTTAGGACTAATGGGGATGCCTCGCCGCGTATGGACGTTCTTGCCTAATCAAGGTCTTGACCTTGGGAATGCAATCAGTTCATCAGGAGCTGCTTTCATGGCGGTTGCTACGCTCATTTTACTGGTTAATATTATAAAAACAACTGCCAAAGGACAAAAGGTAGGAGGAGACCCTTGGGGAGACGGACGCACCTTAGAATGGGCTATTTCATCTCCGCCTCCAGAGTATAACTTTAAACAAACGCCGCTTGTACGCGGGTTAGATGCATATTGGATTGAAAAAATGGCAGGAAATAAAGAAATGACGCCAGCCGAACCTCTTGGTGATATTCATATGCCAAACTCATCGTTTATTCCATTTATGATATCGCTTGGAATGTTTATTGCAGGGATTGGCTTTTTGTATCGAAATGATCATGCGTGGGGAGATATTGTAGGGATTATCGGAATGATCGTCATGTTTTTATCGATGTTCTTCCGTTCATGGATTGATGATCACGGCTTTCATATTCATAAAGAAGACTTAGTTGATGATGACAAGGAGGCGAAGATGTAA
- the ctaE gene encoding cytochrome c oxidase subunit III: protein METEQKLTAETFPASPEKATLEGKNKFTGFWLFLGGETVLFASLFATYLALRNSTMSGPKPEELFDIKLVFAATMILLTSSLTSVYAMYHMKNFEFKKMQLWLGVTWLLGLAFLGLEIYEFRHYVHEGHTFTSSAFGSSFYALVGTHGAHVTFGLLWIGSLMIRNAKRGLNLYNAPKYYVASLYWHFIDVVWVFIFTVVYLMGMVG from the coding sequence ATGGAGACTGAACAAAAGCTAACTGCTGAAACTTTCCCTGCTTCGCCTGAAAAAGCAACGCTTGAAGGGAAAAATAAATTTACTGGCTTTTGGCTCTTTTTAGGCGGAGAGACGGTTTTGTTTGCTTCACTTTTTGCTACTTATTTAGCTTTACGTAATTCAACGATGTCAGGACCTAAGCCAGAAGAATTGTTTGATATTAAGCTTGTTTTTGCAGCCACCATGATTTTATTAACAAGTTCACTAACAAGCGTATATGCTATGTATCATATGAAAAATTTTGAATTTAAAAAGATGCAGCTATGGTTAGGCGTTACGTGGCTTTTAGGTTTAGCGTTTTTAGGGCTAGAAATTTATGAGTTCAGGCATTATGTTCATGAAGGGCATACGTTTACAAGCAGCGCATTTGGTTCTTCTTTCTACGCGCTGGTTGGGACCCACGGAGCTCACGTAACGTTCGGATTGCTTTGGATTGGTTCTTTGATGATTCGAAATGCGAAGCGGGGGTTAAACTTATATAACGCTCCTAAATATTATGTCGCAAGTTTATACTGGCACTTTATCGATGTTGTGTGGGTCTTTATTTTCACGGTTGTATATTTAATGGGAATGGTGGGATAA
- the ctaF gene encoding cytochrome c oxidase subunit IVB yields the protein MTTNQSNSDNPRLNLDYRKKRNAEDMKMQVISFGMMLFLTLIAFFAVYQEFSGWYIMPVIVLLAVVQVIFQLYYFMHMNHKGHTIPAFFLYSGVLVALLTILAFVTIIWW from the coding sequence ATGACGACAAATCAATCAAACTCAGATAACCCAAGGCTCAATTTAGATTATCGTAAAAAAAGAAACGCAGAAGATATGAAAATGCAAGTTATCTCTTTTGGGATGATGTTGTTTCTAACGCTAATTGCTTTTTTTGCGGTTTATCAAGAGTTTAGCGGATGGTACATTATGCCGGTGATTGTGCTCTTGGCCGTTGTTCAAGTCATCTTTCAACTTTATTATTTCATGCATATGAACCACAAAGGACATACCATACCAGCATTTTTCTTGTATTCAGGTGTATTGGTAGCTCTTTTAACCATTTTAGCTTTTGTAACCATTATTTGGTGGTAA
- the ctaG gene encoding cytochrome c oxidase assembly factor CtaG produces the protein MINNLQMFGFEALWSPYYFLTICLVTALYFFIVGRWRGNFIGAVAVNRKTKAYFVISMVLLYICKGGPVDLLGHFMFSAHMTQMAIVYLVIPPLFILGIPPWLARSVIYVRGVKPIFKFFTQPLIALLLFNGLFSLYHIPLLFDFIKTDMMLHGIVSVVLFVAAFCMWWPLVNQLEEEQKLSSLKKLGYIFADGVLLTPACALIIFANHSLYATYTDSSAWVQALSLCVPPSMIASLGQLAPEMFNTLPPVEDQQLGGVIMKIIQEIVYGTVLGFIFFQWARKEREKDTYMPDFTEPQDIKPKEFSTTPPLN, from the coding sequence TTGATTAACAATTTGCAGATGTTTGGTTTTGAAGCACTTTGGAGTCCTTACTATTTTTTAACCATTTGTCTGGTGACCGCCTTATATTTTTTCATCGTTGGTAGATGGAGAGGGAATTTTATAGGAGCGGTGGCCGTAAACAGAAAAACAAAAGCGTATTTTGTTATTAGCATGGTTCTTTTATATATATGTAAAGGAGGACCCGTAGATTTACTAGGGCATTTTATGTTTAGTGCTCATATGACGCAAATGGCAATCGTTTACTTGGTGATTCCTCCGCTTTTTATTTTAGGAATTCCGCCGTGGTTAGCTCGTTCTGTTATTTATGTAAGAGGAGTTAAACCTATTTTTAAATTCTTTACACAGCCCTTAATTGCGCTACTATTATTCAATGGGTTATTCTCTTTGTATCATATTCCGCTGCTTTTTGATTTTATTAAAACGGATATGATGCTCCACGGAATCGTGAGTGTTGTATTATTTGTCGCTGCATTTTGCATGTGGTGGCCACTCGTTAATCAGCTAGAAGAAGAACAAAAGCTAAGTTCTTTAAAAAAGCTTGGATACATTTTTGCAGATGGCGTACTCCTTACTCCAGCATGCGCGCTGATTATTTTTGCAAATCATTCTTTATATGCGACGTATACAGATTCAAGCGCTTGGGTACAAGCTCTTTCCCTTTGTGTACCGCCTTCTATGATCGCAAGTTTAGGGCAGCTTGCTCCCGAGATGTTTAATACGCTGCCGCCCGTGGAAGATCAGCAGCTAGGCGGCGTTATTATGAAGATTATTCAAGAAATTGTGTATGGAACGGTTTTAGGATTTATTTTTTTTCAGTGGGCTCGAAAAGAACGAGAGAAAGATACGTACATGCCCGATTTTACTGAGCCTCAAGATATAAAACCAAAGGAATTTTCGACTACTCCTCCTTTGAATTAA
- a CDS encoding YugN family protein yields the protein MKFEYAKFDSLKVDLDLLDEIMHQFGLVRAGQWDYERVTYDRKFEFQRDTFYLRVQGHAISGDVGGRHAVIHLMTPLLGKHYYPHGVEYGDGEYFPPSLVEQCEKILAQIKSQLETVQL from the coding sequence ATGAAATTTGAATATGCAAAATTTGATTCATTAAAGGTTGATTTAGATTTATTAGATGAGATTATGCATCAATTTGGTCTGGTCCGCGCCGGACAATGGGATTATGAACGCGTCACGTACGATCGAAAATTCGAGTTTCAGCGAGATACCTTCTATTTGCGAGTCCAAGGACATGCTATTTCAGGCGATGTAGGGGGCAGGCATGCTGTTATTCACCTTATGACACCTCTGCTAGGCAAACATTATTATCCTCACGGTGTAGAATATGGAGACGGCGAATACTTTCCACCATCTCTTGTAGAACAGTGTGAAAAGATATTAGCACAAATCAAATCACAGCTTGAAACCGTTCAGCTATAG
- a CDS encoding CBS domain-containing protein, with the protein MKTVQEVMTADTETCTTLDNVYEVAVKMKEWNVGAIPIVDRDQLVGMITDRDLVIKGIAEKKPNSSKVTDVMSEELITITAEASVEEASKLMAQHQIRRLPVVENQKLVGIVSLGDLSTFRYANERAGEALSDISQQTH; encoded by the coding sequence ATGAAAACTGTACAAGAGGTAATGACAGCTGATACGGAAACATGCACCACGCTTGATAACGTATATGAAGTAGCAGTGAAAATGAAGGAATGGAATGTAGGAGCAATTCCAATTGTCGATAGAGATCAGCTAGTAGGAATGATTACAGATCGAGACTTAGTTATAAAAGGCATCGCAGAAAAGAAGCCAAATTCAAGTAAAGTAACGGATGTTATGAGTGAAGAGCTTATAACTATTACAGCGGAAGCCTCTGTAGAAGAAGCTTCTAAGCTTATGGCTCAACATCAAATCCGTCGTCTTCCTGTTGTGGAAAATCAAAAGCTAGTAGGGATTGTATCGCTAGGTGATTTATCAACGTTTCGCTATGCAAATGAACGTGCAGGAGAAGCGCTCTCAGACATTTCACAACAAACGCATTAA
- a CDS encoding CAP domain-containing protein: MAFVYAEDYLPQLEKYLTGQNIEQNQTDSKSQPTQEVASYEKQSENMMRLIGDHSEQLIGMLGEPDRIDSSAYGYDWWIYKKNRQTYAQVGVENNQVVSVYVIGSKTNTDPFEIGEKREEVEKRVSLSSELTLQKDGNEYRFRLSEEDMKMRPIIKYGDVYVQLYFDQFLNTISSIRIMDMDTLLKQRPYEIVYRGELPTAPSLTSEEWKSVQEGEEQQIIDITNVIRDRFQLSPLAWDEATAGVAYLHSKEMSDLNYFSHVSPAQGDLGNRLQKGDVVYRIAGENIASNYQDGIAAVEGWLNSEGHRKALLNKEFTRLGVGVYEKYYTQNFITPMNE, encoded by the coding sequence GTGGCATTTGTATACGCGGAGGATTATTTACCTCAGCTAGAAAAATATCTAACCGGTCAAAATATTGAGCAAAACCAAACGGATTCCAAAAGTCAGCCCACACAAGAAGTGGCTTCTTATGAAAAACAAAGTGAAAATATGATGAGGCTCATTGGAGATCATTCAGAACAGTTAATTGGAATGCTTGGAGAGCCGGATCGTATTGATTCTTCTGCATATGGCTATGATTGGTGGATTTACAAAAAGAATCGTCAAACTTATGCGCAGGTAGGAGTAGAAAATAATCAAGTCGTATCTGTATACGTCATTGGCTCAAAAACAAATACAGATCCTTTTGAGATTGGTGAGAAGCGAGAGGAAGTAGAAAAAAGAGTTTCACTTTCATCGGAACTCACGCTTCAAAAAGACGGAAATGAATACCGATTTCGTCTGAGTGAAGAGGATATGAAAATGCGTCCCATTATTAAATATGGAGATGTATACGTCCAACTATATTTTGATCAGTTCCTTAATACAATCTCAAGTATTCGAATTATGGACATGGACACGCTATTAAAACAGCGTCCGTACGAAATTGTTTACCGCGGCGAGCTTCCCACAGCTCCGTCATTGACATCGGAGGAGTGGAAAAGTGTCCAAGAAGGAGAAGAACAGCAAATTATCGATATTACAAATGTAATTCGAGACCGGTTTCAGCTGTCGCCTTTAGCTTGGGACGAAGCCACTGCCGGTGTAGCTTATTTACACAGCAAAGAAATGAGCGACTTAAACTATTTCTCTCACGTTTCACCAGCACAAGGTGATTTAGGCAACCGTCTGCAAAAAGGTGATGTAGTATACCGTATCGCGGGCGAAAATATTGCCTCGAATTATCAGGATGGAATCGCTGCGGTTGAAGGGTGGCTTAATAGTGAGGGACATCGTAAGGCTTTACTCAATAAAGAGTTTACGCGTCTTGGTGTAGGTGTATATGAGAAATATTACACGCAAAACTTTATCACTCCGATGAATGAATAG
- a CDS encoding sporulation protein YpjB has protein sequence MKGRIVGILLVLFFAYTTTVHAAEGQWEKLDNLSDQTLSLVEQKEYKAAQHLFRNFSNEFTSLNTASLGVSAEDIRILTLCYEQVERSLLSSDSSDEERLQKATQFRLLVDALHSKHQPMWTELEGSMLATFKEMRNEAVKGEQSAYEAQLKQFLKEYDMILPSAQVDVSSPYVQRVSADVHFLQTEGTLSEINDEQFNQMEQNLKDFFEQVKENRTDPSFIWVTITTGSIIIATLFYVGARKYFADQKRKSARGRND, from the coding sequence ATGAAAGGAAGAATAGTAGGAATATTGCTCGTACTTTTCTTTGCATATACGACTACTGTACATGCAGCTGAAGGGCAGTGGGAAAAGCTTGATAACTTATCTGATCAAACGCTATCGCTTGTAGAGCAAAAGGAGTATAAAGCAGCCCAACATTTGTTCAGAAACTTTTCGAATGAATTTACCAGTCTCAATACAGCTTCTTTGGGCGTATCGGCCGAAGATATACGTATTTTAACTCTTTGTTATGAACAGGTAGAAAGGTCTCTTTTATCTTCTGATTCCAGTGATGAAGAACGTCTTCAAAAAGCTACTCAATTTCGATTGTTAGTCGATGCGCTGCACAGCAAGCATCAGCCTATGTGGACTGAGCTCGAAGGCAGTATGCTAGCAACATTTAAAGAGATGCGAAATGAAGCGGTAAAAGGAGAACAATCGGCTTATGAAGCGCAGCTTAAGCAATTTTTGAAGGAATATGATATGATCTTACCGAGCGCGCAGGTAGACGTGTCGTCTCCCTATGTACAGCGTGTGAGCGCGGACGTTCACTTTTTACAAACTGAAGGAACGCTAAGTGAGATTAACGATGAGCAGTTTAACCAAATGGAACAAAACTTAAAAGATTTTTTTGAACAAGTAAAAGAAAATCGTACAGACCCGTCTTTTATTTGGGTTACAATTACCACCGGAAGTATTATTATTGCTACACTTTTTTATGTAGGAGCGCGAAAATATTTTGCTGACCAGAAAAGAAAGTCAGCTAGAGGGCGTAATGATTGA
- a CDS encoding zinc metallopeptidase: MSFLIYFLIIILVPIWAQFKVRSAYKKYSKVSNSSGMTGAEVARKILDENRLYNVHVEPVGGFLSDHYDPRSKVIRLSEDNYYGTSVAGAAVAAHEVGHAIQDKENYSFLRLRHSLVPVASLGSNVSWILIMIGIIAQASGLLLLGIIFMAAAVVFQLVTLPVEFNASSRAMTQIVSVGAIRNDEERETRKVLNAAALTYVAAAAVAVLELVRLIMIYTGMNNDD, encoded by the coding sequence ATGAGCTTTTTGATTTATTTTCTCATTATTATCCTTGTGCCAATTTGGGCACAGTTTAAGGTGAGAAGTGCTTACAAAAAATATTCAAAAGTAAGCAACTCATCAGGAATGACAGGCGCAGAAGTAGCAAGGAAAATTTTGGATGAAAACAGATTGTACAATGTTCACGTAGAGCCTGTAGGCGGATTTTTATCGGATCACTACGATCCTCGCTCAAAAGTCATTCGTTTATCAGAAGACAACTACTACGGAACGTCTGTCGCAGGCGCTGCCGTTGCGGCTCACGAAGTGGGACACGCGATTCAAGACAAAGAAAACTATTCGTTTTTACGCCTTCGTCACTCGCTTGTGCCGGTAGCAAGTTTAGGGTCTAACGTATCATGGATCTTAATTATGATTGGAATTATCGCGCAGGCTAGTGGGTTATTACTACTTGGAATTATCTTCATGGCAGCAGCTGTCGTATTCCAACTTGTAACACTGCCTGTTGAATTTAACGCTTCAAGCCGAGCGATGACGCAAATCGTCTCAGTCGGAGCGATTAGAAATGACGAAGAGCGCGAGACGCGTAAAGTGCTTAACGCAGCGGCTTTAACATACGTAGCAGCTGCAGCCGTAGCAGTTCTTGAGTTGGTTCGTTTAATCATGATTTATACAGGAATGAATAACGACGACTAA
- a CDS encoding YitT family protein codes for MKGLRLKNIIFILLGAAIFAFGLVNFNMQNNLAEGGFTGITLLLFFLFNIDPSYSNLVLNIPLFFVGWKLLGRTAFIYTMLGVVSLSLFLWIFQRFPVNMPLRHDMTLAALFAGVFIGVGLGIIFRFGGTTGGVDIIARVVQKYIGWNMGKTMFLFDFIVISASLIYLSYREAMYTLVAVFVAARVIDFMQDGAYAAKGATIISNHNEAISDKIMKEMDRGVTILKGQGSFSKQDTNVLYCVVSKNEIFRLKQVITSVDPHAFVAVTDVHDVLGEGFTLDENKKPLER; via the coding sequence ATGAAAGGTCTCAGATTAAAAAATATTATTTTTATACTGCTTGGTGCTGCCATATTTGCGTTTGGACTTGTTAATTTTAACATGCAAAACAATTTAGCTGAAGGTGGATTCACAGGCATTACCCTGCTTTTATTTTTCTTATTTAACATTGATCCCTCTTATTCTAACTTAGTGTTAAATATTCCTTTGTTTTTTGTAGGGTGGAAACTATTAGGGAGAACAGCATTTATTTATACCATGCTCGGAGTCGTTAGCTTATCCCTATTTTTATGGATATTCCAGCGCTTCCCAGTGAATATGCCCCTACGTCATGATATGACTCTAGCAGCTCTTTTTGCCGGTGTTTTTATTGGAGTGGGTCTTGGCATTATTTTCAGGTTTGGAGGAACAACAGGAGGAGTCGATATCATCGCACGTGTTGTGCAAAAATATATCGGGTGGAATATGGGGAAAACGATGTTTCTTTTTGACTTTATTGTGATTAGTGCGTCTCTCATTTATTTATCCTACCGAGAAGCTATGTACACACTTGTTGCAGTCTTTGTCGCTGCACGGGTTATTGACTTTATGCAAGACGGCGCGTATGCCGCCAAAGGAGCAACGATCATTTCAAATCATAACGAAGCCATATCGGATAAAATTATGAAAGAAATGGATCGAGGCGTGACGATTTTAAAAGGACAAGGTTCTTTTTCTAAGCAAGATACCAACGTGCTATACTGCGTGGTTAGTAAAAATGAAATTTTCCGTTTAAAGCAAGTTATTACTTCTGTAGATCCGCACGCATTCGTTGCAGTTACGGATGTTCATGATGTCTTAGGCGAAGGATTTACCCTTGATGAAAATAAAAAACCGCTTGAAAGATAA
- a CDS encoding nucleotide pyrophosphohydrolase, which produces MSKKTMEQMQQEVDAYISQFKEGYFSPLAMLARMSEEVGELSREINHYYGEKPKKTTEAERTVEEEMGDILFVLICFANSLNIDLQEAHDRVMNKFNTRDKDRWTKKED; this is translated from the coding sequence ATGTCAAAAAAAACGATGGAGCAAATGCAACAAGAAGTTGATGCATATATTAGCCAATTTAAAGAAGGATATTTTAGTCCTCTTGCTATGCTTGCGCGCATGTCGGAAGAAGTGGGCGAATTATCGCGCGAAATTAACCACTATTATGGTGAAAAGCCGAAGAAAACGACTGAAGCAGAACGTACGGTCGAAGAAGAAATGGGCGACATTTTATTTGTATTAATTTGCTTTGCAAATTCATTAAATATTGATTTACAAGAAGCGCATGATCGCGTTATGAATAAATTTAATACGCGTGACAAAGATCGCTGGACGAAAAAAGAAGACTAA
- the dapB gene encoding 4-hydroxy-tetrahydrodipicolinate reductase: MDKIRIVLAGPRGRMGKEAVLLIEETEHFELVAAVDRINEGKYISDIEGMPNVQAPIYTDIEKCFQDVKADVLVDLTTPEIGRVHTKTALTYGVRPVVGTTGFSEEDLKELQQLAEEKELGCIIAPNFAIGAILMMKFSQMAAKYFDDVEIIEMHHDQKLDAPSGTGLKTAELISEVREAKKQGHPEEKELLEGARGADYEGIRLHSVRLPGLIAHQEVMFGGFEQTLKIRHDSYNRASFMSGVKLAVDTVMNVDTLVYGLENIID; this comes from the coding sequence ATGGACAAAATTCGAATTGTACTTGCAGGACCAAGAGGTCGTATGGGAAAAGAAGCTGTATTATTAATAGAAGAAACAGAGCATTTTGAATTAGTAGCAGCGGTAGATCGTATCAATGAAGGAAAATACATAAGTGATATTGAAGGAATGCCAAATGTACAGGCACCAATCTACACGGATATTGAAAAATGTTTTCAAGACGTTAAGGCAGATGTTTTAGTTGACTTGACAACACCTGAAATTGGGCGCGTTCATACTAAAACAGCCCTAACATATGGAGTAAGACCTGTTGTAGGAACAACTGGCTTTTCAGAAGAAGATTTAAAAGAATTACAGCAGCTTGCTGAAGAGAAGGAACTTGGCTGTATCATTGCACCTAATTTTGCGATTGGCGCTATTTTAATGATGAAGTTTTCACAAATGGCAGCTAAGTACTTTGATGATGTTGAAATTATTGAAATGCATCACGATCAAAAGTTAGATGCACCATCAGGAACAGGCTTAAAAACAGCGGAGCTTATCAGTGAAGTTCGTGAAGCAAAAAAACAGGGTCATCCTGAGGAAAAAGAATTGCTAGAAGGGGCGCGCGGTGCAGATTATGAAGGAATCCGCCTACATAGCGTACGCCTGCCAGGGCTGATTGCTCACCAAGAAGTGATGTTCGGAGGATTTGAACAAACATTAAAAATCCGTCATGATTCATACAACCGTGCTTCTTTTATGTCAGGTGTGAAGCTAGCTGTTGACACAGTTATGAACGTAGACACACTTGTATATGGATTAGAAAATATTATTGACTAA
- the mgsA gene encoding methylglyoxal synthase: protein MKIALIAHDKKKNDMVQFTTAYQAILQEHSLFATGTTGTRISEATGLKVHRFQSGPLGGDQEIGALIAQNEMDMVIFFRDPLTAQPHEPDISALMRLCDVYAVPLATNMGTAEILIHGLERGDLHWRSIIKK, encoded by the coding sequence ATGAAAATCGCCTTAATTGCACATGATAAAAAGAAAAATGATATGGTACAATTCACAACAGCCTATCAAGCGATTTTACAGGAACATTCGCTGTTCGCAACAGGAACAACAGGAACGCGTATTTCAGAAGCAACAGGTTTGAAGGTTCACCGCTTTCAATCAGGACCGCTTGGAGGAGATCAGGAGATAGGAGCTTTAATTGCTCAAAATGAAATGGATATGGTTATTTTTTTCCGAGATCCGTTGACAGCTCAGCCTCATGAACCTGACATTTCAGCTCTGATGCGCCTATGTGACGTCTATGCGGTTCCTCTTGCAACGAATATGGGAACAGCAGAGATTTTAATTCATGGACTTGAACGAGGCGATTTGCATTGGCGTTCAATTATAAAAAAATAG